A part of Pectinatus sottacetonis genomic DNA contains:
- the srlE gene encoding PTS glucitol/sorbitol transporter subunit IIB, translated as MTNYNNVLVKAGSSGFGGPLILKPTSQKNKIVNITGGVISPVSRKIAEMTGCELIDGFKTSVPDDQILCVVIDCGGTLRCGIYPKKNIYTINLNPTGASGPMAKFITEDIYVSAVTEDCILPAADINSGTAAPVEKPLQNAEKKYDTSKKISEQQAGFMARVGKFMGFVTATLYQSGRDTIDTIIKTILPFMAFVSMLIGVVLYSGIGDIIAHVLTPLAGSLMGLIILSLICSFPFFSPFLGPGAIIAQVIGVLIGVEIGKGAIPPQLALPALFAINAQAACDFIPVGLGLAEAEPETVEVGVPSVLYGRFITGPLSVILAWLASFGLYTH; from the coding sequence ATGACTAATTATAATAACGTCCTTGTTAAAGCCGGTTCATCTGGTTTTGGCGGCCCACTCATTTTGAAACCAACATCGCAAAAAAATAAAATTGTCAATATTACCGGTGGCGTTATTTCACCTGTTTCCCGTAAAATTGCTGAAATGACTGGTTGTGAATTAATTGATGGATTTAAGACCAGTGTTCCTGATGACCAGATACTTTGCGTTGTAATCGACTGCGGTGGTACATTACGCTGTGGGATTTATCCTAAAAAAAATATCTATACGATAAATTTAAATCCTACTGGTGCCAGCGGGCCCATGGCTAAATTTATTACCGAAGATATATACGTTTCTGCCGTAACCGAAGATTGCATCTTACCCGCTGCTGACATAAACTCCGGTACAGCTGCCCCGGTTGAAAAACCGCTGCAAAACGCAGAAAAGAAATATGATACTTCAAAAAAAATATCCGAACAACAAGCTGGTTTTATGGCCAGAGTCGGCAAATTCATGGGATTTGTAACTGCCACTTTGTATCAATCAGGACGTGATACTATTGATACTATAATAAAAACTATTCTCCCTTTTATGGCCTTTGTTTCCATGCTTATAGGTGTTGTTCTTTATAGCGGCATAGGCGATATTATCGCCCATGTATTAACACCTCTGGCTGGTTCTTTAATGGGATTAATTATCCTATCTTTAATATGTTCTTTCCCTTTCTTTTCACCATTTCTCGGCCCTGGTGCCATAATCGCACAGGTAATCGGTGTATTGATCGGCGTAGAAATTGGCAAAGGAGCAATTCCACCTCAGCTCGCTCTTCCTGCTTTATTCGCCATAAATGCTCAGGCTGCATGCGACTTTATTCCTGTTGGTTTAGGCTTAGCTGAAGCTGAACCTGAAACAGTTGAAGTAGGCGTACCTTCTGTTCTTTATGGCAGATTTATCACAGGACCTTTAAGTGTCATATTAGCCTGGCTGGCCAGCTTTGGACTCTATACTCATTAA
- a CDS encoding PTS glucitol/sorbitol transporter subunit IIA, whose amino-acid sequence MLREIYSTTVSSLGPLVKDFITENLIILFNKNAPPELAEFCVLHEGNNLSDIIESGDILKIENNTYKIVYVGGQVQKNLQDLGHISLKFNNNADKESLEGSIYLENKPIFCPSPGNKIKIIKTE is encoded by the coding sequence ATGTTGAGAGAAATTTATTCTACTACTGTCAGCAGCTTAGGTCCTCTAGTTAAAGATTTTATAACCGAAAATTTAATTATTCTTTTCAATAAGAATGCTCCTCCGGAATTAGCCGAATTCTGTGTGTTACATGAAGGTAATAATTTAAGTGATATTATCGAATCAGGAGACATTTTAAAAATTGAAAATAATACCTACAAAATCGTCTATGTAGGCGGACAGGTTCAAAAAAATCTCCAGGATCTTGGTCATATTTCCTTGAAATTTAATAACAATGCTGACAAAGAATCCCTGGAAGGCAGTATTTATTTAGAAAACAAGCCGATTTTCTGCCCATCACCGGGTAATAAAATAAAAATTATAAAAACGGAGTGA